The DNA region GCATTATTGCTATAAATATGTATCAATTGCTCCGTCCATTGTTGTAAGCGTACAGTGTTGAGGGCCAATAAATATTCCAATGAATGATTCCTGAGTAACAGGACACGTCTGGTATTGAGATTTCTCTGCATTGTTGCAAACTCTCACGTCTTTTGAAATTCTTCCAGTGATCAGAGGTCTATCATAAAGATGTCTCCACGCAAGAGCTATTCCTATGGAAGGAGCGGTGATTGGGGCAACTCTCACTGCAATGGACGATGAGCACCGGGAAGTACAGCGCATCCTGATAGGGAGGTGGATCTTCCTCGTCAACGTTGATCCGTCCGGATAAGCATCGCGTGTTCTCACTGGGACTTTCGGGTTCGTCCAAGCTTCCGCTTCTCCAAAAGCAACTGCGTCGGGAACCGTACAGCCTTCCCAAGGAGAAGCGACTCCCGCTGAAGGGAATTCGTGGACTGCCATTGCAGATGCTGAGGGCGCTGCGGGAAAACACGGAGGAGTTGCTAATGGCCCGATGGCAGCGTTCGCAGTTTTGTCTAACGCCTCCTGAACGTTGCGCTAGGTCCATCAGACCCGCTTCGGAGTAGCTGGGAACCAGTTGCTGGTTGGAGCGAATGTGCCACTCCAGTTCGGTGCTGTCGATGGTGTTGACCCTCGGGATGCGTCTACAGTAAGGTCTCTCGTCGCAGGGCGTCACAGGTATGTAGTCGGCACCAAAGAGCTTTTCCACACGGAAGTGGACGTAGGCCGTGCGGTACTCCGTCAGCACCCGTAACGGCCAGGATAAGGTAAGAAAGGCAGCTGTCCAGAAGACATAGTTGGAGACGTACCAAGGATGGTGGTCGGGGTTGGAGAAGGCAATCATGTACTCTTTGAAGTCTACGTTTTTCAGGTGCATGCCTTCACGAGCCTCCATGTAATCGTCTAATCCTTCGTTGTCAGTGAAGAACCTTGCCCGTTGGGTCAAATAGGAGTTTTCGGACTCCACGTTGGCAAAGCTAAAGCACTTGGTGAACCTCAGTTTGGTGATGGCTGACTTTTCCAGTCCGGCTAGCTGCTTGGAGACATCCTTAACTCCACAGTGGCCGTAGTCGAACTCTGCCTCGGCTACGTGCGTGTTCACCCTCTCGTGATACACCTGTGTGGTTGTGTACGCATCTCCGTTGCGGTACCTCGTGACTTGCCGCGTCCGCCGCACATAGTGATAACTGATAGCCTTCCACCAGATGCAAGGCTTCGCTTGCTGCATCCTCTGGACTCTTTCATAAATCCCTTCCATGTGCACCTTGTACTGAAGTTCGTTTCTGGCATGGCAGTGCCAGCACTCCACCAGGTAGACGACATAAAGCATGATGAGGAAGGCCAGGGGGATGTAGATGTAGCCGTCGGAGCAGGGACTGTCATGATACATCATGGACTTCCCTTTATAGGCACTGTCAAAGGTCAGCCGGGTGACCTTGGTGACGTGGCACCAAACCATGGCTCCCATGCAGCCGTACATGAGCATGGACAGCAGCAGGCATTTCCAGAACACCTCTCTGCACATGGACTTGCTCAGCGACTGTTTCACAGGCCTCTGCTGCTCACCAACCACGGAAGAGAGCAAAGAGAATGCAGATGAGTTAAAAAGGACATGGAAATGGTGAACAGAGTGaatggattagttcactttcaacaaaaatgtacagataatttactcacccccttgtcatccaagatgttcatacctttctttcttcagtcgtaaggaacttgtttcttgaggaaagcattttaagaatgttctccatatagtggacttctatggtgcctgcgagtttgaacttcaaaaatgcagcttcaaatggatctaaattatcccagccgaggaagatctATCTAGTGAAGTgattagtcattttcttaaattaatatttatacaatttttaaccacaaatgtgtTGCTCTGCCATGCGTATGTGTCcagtcaagacagttagggtatgtcaactcccatctaattttctcctccaacttcaagattgtcctacatcactgttttattttttttgcaaagggcATTTGACCATCTTTGCGTGTtcacactgggttggtacttctgccgcGATGAACTCAATGCATGCACATCGCAggactagacaagatgagcatttgtggttaaaaggtgtataaatattgatttattaatgAAAATGAGCAGtcgttttgcttgataagacaatttttcctcagctgggatcgtttagagctctttaaagttgcatttaaactgcattttggaagttcaaactcacggacaccatataaatccactatatggctgaagaaagaaagacatgaacatcttgggtgacgaGGGGCTGAGTATATTATCTATACAtcttttctggaagtgaactaatcctttaattataaaaatgcaaTGTCAAGCATGATGTCTCAAAGTGAGATGCGGATTTGCACAAATGTATTCCTTTTACTGGTTAGTGTTTGTGCAGTATCCCATCATTATCACAGAGCAGCACATTTCTAATGGCTATTAGCTGTTGACCAACATTTCTTTCAGTATCTAGAGATGGATGACATAATGCTGCCATACACATTACATTATAGTAAATTCATGTAATGTTTATGTCAGATGCATGCTAGATGTACCATCATTGGctcttttttttagcatttttttatgcACCTTGGAGCTGCatgattaatcgttaaaagatcgaGATCTCATTACTAAATGACAATGATTGCCAGTGTCTATTAAACCTTTTTAAACCCAGTATTATTTCTGTCTTATAGTCAATCATATTATCACAGAAATACTaggattaaaggtcatagttcaAATATAAACATTGACGTCTATGGTAGTGATCAAAATGGAGCAAGTcatcttttaaaaagtaattggCACTTCAAATAACATTTGTGTTGATTGCATTGTTTCCTTACTAGGTGGCAACAAGTAACTGTTAAATACatttatcattgaatcattcttTCAAACcactttttgatcattttaatataaaaaattggtgtattaaatatacaTCGAACCAGAATCTACACtcttataaaaaaaaagagtgctttaaaaggttcttcacagcaatgtcatagaagaaccatttttgattccacaaagaactattcagtcaaaggttctttgaagaaccatctctttcttgcctttttataatctaaagaacttttttttttcttcaccacaacaaacattttgtaaaacagaaaggtgctttatggaacaatttagacaaaaaaaggttcttctatgacatcgtgaagcacttttatttttaagaatacaTGTATATCTCTTTGATATTTCAATGTATCTTGAACTTTCTTTTCTAAATCTGAATTAATCTGgtgttctgatttattttttttagatgacATTtactaaaacaatacaaaatcCCCTTTttcattactgtttttttttttttttttttttattcttgtcaCCTATGCATATTTGGTATATTCTAAGAGTAAAACCTTCCTCTCCTTAGATCATTGACTGTAGGTCTCCCCAaattattttactgtttattttttacttttatttttattaaacacttattttgagcaatatttaaaataaattgataaTTTAAGAATGTTCATTAACCATACATAAATCATGCCAAAACTGGTTTGTTGGCCTTCCAGCTCAGTGTTAGATATTATTTAAAGGGTTTTTGCACATTTTTCACCCTTTAAGACCAGCATAGCTACCATTCAAACCATCTTAGATTGGTTTAGTATGCACTACTACATTACATTTACAGTAATCTGTCAAGTGGCCTGCCCAGTATATTGGTTCATCACTATCAATGCTTGAATATGTGATCAATCAATTTGTTTATGACTGGCTCTGGCATTACTTCAGGTATAATACCAAGTGCCACATGTTATGTAGTATCATGCATTAGTGGATTTTACCTCTATTGTTTACAATAGCAAAGACTGTCGAACTGGATGCTATTTGATAAAGCCAATCTTTGCTCATGCATTCACCCTGCAGTGGTGTTCACATGAACCCGCATGCTTCCATGTTGTGAACATCGACGCtcatgtttacattttttgtttcgCGTATCACGCGCTGTTCACGCATCGTCATGACTGCAAAATGAAAACAGCACATCAGTTATTGAGTACCTCCTCTCTAGTGCCGTCCGGATCGTCCTCGAACACAGTGGTGGTGCTGCTTTCACTGGCTGTCGCAGCGGATGCTGGAGGGGACATGTCTGGAACAATGACGGGGTGTGGACCACCTCAAACTCTCCCCAGACTCTTCAGCATCCAGTAATTACAAACGCACACCAACGCAACCAGCGCTTTCAAATCAGTCTGTCCATTCCGTCATGCATTTTGAAATTGAATTTCATCGCTTAATCCTGTTTGCAACAACACCTGCGATTTGATTAGGCGATTTGTGCACCGTATGCGCGCATATGCATCATTTGAATGATTAATAAAGATCGGTAATATGCTTAAATGATCGTTTCACAACGCATGCATTGAAAATCTGACTGATACGGATTCACAGAGCGTCTGATTAGCCGCCATACCTCCTGTGCGATAACGCGAGCGTGAGACGCGTTTCTGACGCCATTAAAGAAAGAATGTGGTTTATGCCGTTCAAACTGGCTCCTTTGGCGTGGATTTGCAATTCCAAATTGGGAGTGTTAAGAGCTGGATATTGTCGTTCCCGCAGGGAGAGGTTGAGGGGTGGGGTGGAGGATGATGAGAAggatggtggtggtggtggtgttcGGTGAAGCTCCTGTCAGCAGATGTCGACAACCGAGCGCATAAAAATTCACAAGCTTCTGGCGAAATTTACACATGCAATCACAGAAATGAAATACTGTAGCCAGGACCTGAATGAAATTATGCTTTCTCGAAATAGTGTAAAATAATTCGCATTATTATTAAACCTAAGTAACTACCTTTGATGCACTTTCACCCAAATTTGAATTTAATTATTTCAGAATAAATTCACATGCTCCTGGGAAAATTTCACTCATGCAATCAAAGAAATTAAATACTGTAtccaatattaaaaaaaaatgttttctacaAACTgatattttatacaaaaaaaacccACTACTTCTATTCCACTTTCACCCAACTTAAAGTAAAGTGATTGACAGCCATCTATCTGACCCATTTCAGATTCAGTACCACGGACAGCAACACGTTAAAGCAGCATGACAAATGGTATGAAAAAAGATGCAATAAAAATGAGGTTGTCATTATGCTTAACATATTTTATGAAACAAAAAAGCAAGTCATACAGGTGTGGAACGACTTGAaggtaaatgacagaatttccatttttgggtcaactgtgCTTCTAGTAGTATTTTGAGTACTAAAGACATTTGTTGCTTACTAGTTAAAGATTTTGACTGAATGGACATAAATTAATCAGATGGTCAATTGCTGGAATGTCCAAAGGTTTACAGTTTAAATCATTAAATCATTAGTTAATAACATCAAGTTAGTTGGCGAGTTGGTTTGACAACTACTGACAAATTATTGTGAGAAGTTGAATggataaaaacaattatttgtagaaaacattttaaatattagatGTAGACTGTACTAAAATTAATGTCATGTGTATGGTGTATTTTCCGTTCAATAAAATCATGgtgatttatttataattttttaataatttattacctAACATAGATGCAATTAAAATGCCAGTCATTTTTATGATTGCAATTCTTTTGTTGGTGGTGATTTGATcatgctttgaattgatcaaatgTATGATTGAATGCAATATAAGTTGTCTTGTGAATGTACAATTATTGACAGCTGTCTGATCCATTTCAgattcagcaccacggacagcgaCTCACTGGATCAGCAGAACATTGAAAAGGTATGAAAAAAGATGCTATGAAACTTAGTTTGTCAATATGTTGTTATAGTTATGTTTTTAAAGCTTTCAACTAAATGCACATGAATTTATCAGATGATCAGTTGCTGGGATGTTCAATAGTTTACAGTTGGGACTTTTTTCCCCCAGTCATCTTCAAGGCATATGTTTCAGTTTACCCACATTCACCCTATATTGTGCATATATATACAGTGCTTTTTAAAATACGCATTTAAATTAAGTCTAGGGGACTCACAAATGGAAGTGGTTACCAGCTGGCCATTTTTGACAACAATATGTCATTTGCCAAATGTCCACCAGATAGCGCTGTAGTCTTTCCCTTTTTTCAATGTCTATGTCTGCACATTTTGTTCCCTGTGAAGATATTAGACCCTCTCTTAGCAGCAGAGattcagctttatttttaaggacataaaataacatttaatagatgatttttaatactttttcacATTATATATacgcacacacacatttatattagACTTGGATAAATCAGATAAATTTGCTTTGACATCAAATTAATTCAACTTGTCATgtagaacatttattttgacatgaAAGGGACTTTTCGGCATAATAAATGCTTATCACATTTTTCAGGCATCCCTCAATCACAGGCAGCCGCATATGATGGACTCTTTCTAAATGTATTGTGACAAACATTATGCGGTTTGTTAGATGAAGCATCTAATCCCTGTCTAATATCCTCAGGTGTCACGTTTTTGTCATAGCTGGGTTATAATCCATGCTGTTTTTGTGAGTATCTAAAGACTGAACTTCCCAAATAGCATGCAAGAAGCAGAAACAACCCAAGAAAACACATTTACAAGGAGGTTTTGTTTAAGTTGCATCTGCTGTTCTGTGGCTTCTGAATCTCTGCGACAATGTTTGTTAGGATCACAGGGAAGATATCTTGAGAAAATCTGCAGAAAAGAGCCTGAGCTGATGGGGGAATCAAAGCAGCTTGATTTCTGCCTAGTACTGAATGATTTGGATGAATAAACAAAGTTATTTTCTATACTTGCACAGCCGTTAATACAGATTATTGAGCATTTAAGTGGTTCGTTATTGATTAAAGCTACAGTAGTTGCCTGTGATTTTGTCACAATAGAAACAAGCAAACCTGCTAAATCTCTGAACGCAATTTAGAAGTAACGTTAAATTCCAAGTAATATCAatcaaatgtttttaagatgttttcaACCAGTATTTTTTTCATGTGACCAAGGATAAATATATATTTGCTATGACTGTATAAATATGCATTGCACTGCTAGACACAACTGACCTTTGCAAAGTCCAGGTTTTCTGCAGTGTTTGATGCTGATACGCAGAAGTGAGCAGGATTACTAGCCGCTTTACACTTCAGGCCTTTAATTAGCTCTCTGACATGGTTTCTGACTGCTTGTTTGCTGGGCTCGACTCTGTATTTTTGGCTCAACACCATAGAGTTGACGCAATGAAATTATTCTCTTTTACCAgggagtgtttttgttttttttcatctgGATCAGATCAGTTTCTGCAAGGCATTTTAAAAGAACAGTCCACCCAAAACATTTGCAGTGTACTCTCCGTCAGGCTATCCaacatgtagatgagtttgtttcttcatcagatttagagaaatgtagcattgcatcacttgctcaccagtggagtgaatgggtgccatcagagtgagagtccaaacagctgataaaaacatcacaataatccacaagtaattcacaccactccagtccagacAAAAGCTacttgtttgtaagaaacaaattcattgttaagacatttttaactaaaatataaatccataataatgcttcctccactaaaaaaaaagtggtctggtctgaatcaggagagaaatctacGCACATCAAGCACCCGTTTACAATCCAAAACCGCTCTGAACAAATTTGGACAGCAGCTTTTGGTTTCTCAAGATGTTatctgatggactggagtggtgtggattacttgtggattattgtgatgtttttatcggctgtttagactctcattctgacggcacccattctcatccattggtgagcgaatgatgtaatgctacatttctccaaatctgatgaagaaacaaactcatttacatcttggaaaacctgagggtgagtatattTTCAGCTAAATAAAATTTTTGGGTGCACTGTTCTTTTAAATGATCATTTTAATGATGCATAATAGACTCTTTATTATCCTTCCTTTTTGATTTTGGGATGAAATAATACTAGAATATGTTCTATTGTGTGATATTTTTATTATCCTCTATTTGAGAAAGACAGTTTTCAGTATTCATTAGCACTTCCAAAACCTCCCGTATAAAATAATTCATGGCTTTTCTACGTTATATGCGGCTCACACCGTACACATGAATGTAAGACGACTTTCATTGTGCAGTATCTTTCTCAAGTAATCCtcaattgtttttactgtatttttttttttcataatacaAACCCATTCGAGCCCCTCCACATTATTCAAATTGAATTCAAGCATTAACatacaaattaaataatgttttgagttttttttttttttttttttttattgacagtGACTGCGTGGCAAGAATCCTATTGAAGTTTCCTTTTGAAATGCCTCGTCTGACACACGAGATAATAATCTCAACGTCAGGTGGAAACTTCCCGCCACGCAACAGCGACTGTGAAATTAGACTCGCGGCAAATTAGGTAAACTGCATGAGGAGAATGGAGGATGGATCTGTGCCTCTGAGAATGAAGATTTGGGGCCGAGATGCCACCTGGAAGTGTTTTCACCTAATGAGAAAAGCCTAGGTTTAGTCCCTTCAAGGTTTTAATTGTTATGGAAGGCAGTTAATCAATAATACTGCAGTGAATGTAACAATAGTAATAGATTCACAGCGGTGGGTTTTCACGGCTCACTTGTTCCACACAGAATTCCCTGTGAAAACACTCTGATGTCAGAAGAGGCTCCGTGGAGGAGAAAGGTTTGCCTGTATTGAATTAGGTCAGAATTGTAATAGATTGGTACATAATGCAGTTGGGGATTTGTCACAAAAAATATCCACAATATAACAAACTTTCCTCATGAATGCATTAGTGCAATATTCACAGCCAAAGTGATGAATCAGTAATGAGTTGCATTTGTTGTGTTTGATCTGATGCGTTGTGTATTTGTAAGTCTATGTTTTAGGAGTCATAAGGTTTAAAGTTCCTGCCTACAGACTGCGATGGTGCTGTGGGATCTCACTAATGTCAGGTGGGTAACCTCATCTCGATTGCTTTGCAGTTCCCATGGAAACAGGGCACTTCATGGTTTTCGGAGATGCTATAAATTGAGCTTCCTTAAACTTTTGAGATCCTTTGGTGATGCAAGTCACCAAGACCTTTTCAATCTTTCTTAATGtgagtccatttttttttttgtaaattatttatgtaCACTTCAAGTTCTTTATTGAAATCTATGGATCATTTAGAACTTTTAACATCCTTTGAATCTTTCCATTCTACATGGTGCAAAATgtttctttagattataaaatgccCTTTTACTGAAAGGTTGTTTGGAGGCACTGTGAAAACACACTTTTGGAATCTTTATTTCGTAAGAGTGTTAATCGTTTATTTTGGTTTTGCAGTGAAATATGACTGGGAAGTGATAGGTTCGGATGGGTTTCTTCAGAAAATACAAAATGCTAACATGCATTTAATGATCTTTGCACTTCATCCAGTCTAAAGCATTGCATTTGGATGGAGGCTTCAGGTTCAAactaaaaatgtagtttaaatagtGTTGAAAACTGGTGCTTGCcctgatgtagatgagtttgtttcttcatcagatttggagaaacttgcttaccaatggagtgaacaggtgccgtcagaatgagaatccaaacagctgaaaaaaaaacatcGCACAAAAACAAGTAATCCACACTcctccagtctatcaattaacatcttaaaaagacaaaagctgcatgtttgtaagaagcaactccattattaagatgttttttaactaaaatatgaattcataataatgcttcctccagtgaaaatgtggtctggtctgaatcaggagagaaatctgcacaaatCAAGCGTGTTTACAAGCCAAATGCTCTGAACAAATATCTGGGTGGATTTTGTTGAGAATGGATTTATttcttataaacatgcagcttGTGGCTTCTCAAGATTTTAGCTGACGGACTGgaatggtgtggattacttgtggattgttgatgtttttatcagccgtttggactctcgttctgacggcacccattcacatccattggtgagcaagtgatgtaatgctaatttctccaaatctgatgaagtaacactcatctacatctctgatggcctgagggtgagtacatttttagcttttttttttttttttttttaatctttgggtgaactgttcttttaaattatCATTGTGAGAGTGTTTTGAGATTTATTATGGTTTTGTAGTGAAATATGACTTGGAAGTGATGTAGGTGGATGTAGCACTGTAGGTACCTGAATCTATCACTGTAGGTTCAATTTTCTAAAGAGAATACAAAATGCAAGCATGCATTTATGATCTTTGCACCTCATCCAGTCAAAAGCATTGCATTTGGCTGAAAACCTCAGGTTTAACAAAAGATGTAGCTTTATAAACTTTTTAGAGTGCCTAGTTGACTAGTTGCGTTGATCTCTGGTTTAAATAGtgttgaaaagaaaaaaatatatatattatttacactttttttttatagTGAAATATGACTTTCATGCATTCTTGACAGGTTTTCTAAAATTACTTGATCTTTAGTTTCTTCCGAAAATGCTAAATCAGGG from Garra rufa chromosome 21, GarRuf1.0, whole genome shotgun sequence includes:
- the tmem151bb gene encoding transmembrane protein 151B, whose amino-acid sequence is MSPPASAATASESSTTTVFEDDPDGTREEQRPVKQSLSKSMCREVFWKCLLLSMLMYGCMGAMVWCHVTKVTRLTFDSAYKGKSMMYHDSPCSDGYIYIPLAFLIMLYVVYLVECWHCHARNELQYKVHMEGIYERVQRMQQAKPCIWWKAISYHYVRRTRQVTRYRNGDAYTTTQVYHERVNTHVAEAEFDYGHCGVKDVSKQLAGLEKSAITKLRFTKCFSFANVESENSYLTQRARFFTDNEGLDDYMEAREGMHLKNVDFKEYMIAFSNPDHHPWYVSNYVFWTAAFLTLSWPLRVLTEYRTAYVHFRVEKLFGADYIPVTPCDERPYCRRIPRVNTIDSTELEWHIRSNQQLVPSYSEAGLMDLAQRSGGVRQNCERCHRAISNSSVFSRSALSICNGSPRIPFSGSRFSLGRLYGSRRSCFWRSGSLDEPESPSENTRCLSGRINVDEEDPPPYQDALYFPVLIVHCSESCPNHRSFHRNSSCVETSL